A genome region from Bradyrhizobium commune includes the following:
- a CDS encoding DUF3551 domain-containing protein, protein MPKAQIVLGTIVLVWLAGGSPARADYDYPWCIQDAEYGYPGDCAYQTREQCLQSVSGQKGSCSENPRLVLNRPAQPPARRRPRLSPN, encoded by the coding sequence ATGCCCAAAGCGCAAATTGTGCTTGGCACCATAGTCCTTGTGTGGCTCGCAGGCGGTAGCCCGGCGCGCGCGGACTATGACTACCCCTGGTGCATTCAGGATGCGGAATACGGCTATCCCGGGGACTGCGCCTATCAAACCCGCGAGCAGTGCCTTCAGAGCGTGTCGGGCCAGAAGGGATCATGCAGCGAAAATCCTCGCCTCGTCCTGAATCGACCTGCGCAGCCTCCCGCGCGGCGCAGGCCGCGCCTTTCGCCGAACTAG
- a CDS encoding ArsR/SmtB family transcription factor: MVKYKDETLDRTFAALSDPTRRALLARLGEKDGLSVSELAAPFSISLPAIMKHLDVLTDAGLIVREKTGRTVACRLTAQPMEQAMNWLNRYAQFWSESFDRLAAFVEDKPWPTQPSTPIPAHRSVQVSRSPAGSARGRKKSSLPGRKPSS, encoded by the coding sequence ATGGTTAAGTATAAAGATGAGACGCTCGACCGCACGTTCGCGGCCTTGTCCGATCCGACGCGGCGCGCGCTGCTCGCGCGTCTCGGCGAGAAAGACGGCCTGTCAGTGAGCGAGCTCGCCGCGCCGTTCTCGATCTCGCTGCCGGCGATCATGAAGCATCTCGACGTGCTCACGGATGCGGGCCTGATCGTGCGCGAGAAGACCGGGCGCACGGTCGCCTGCCGGCTCACCGCGCAGCCGATGGAGCAGGCGATGAACTGGCTCAATCGCTACGCGCAATTCTGGTCCGAGAGTTTCGACCGCCTTGCCGCCTTTGTGGAGGACAAACCATGGCCAACGCAGCCGTCAACGCCGATCCCCGCACATCGGAGCGTCCAAGTCTCACGCTCACCCGCCGGCTCCGCGCGCGGCCGGAAAAAGTCTTCGCTGCCTGGACGCAAGCCGAGCAGCTAG
- a CDS encoding DUF899 domain-containing protein has protein sequence MQQHQIVSREQWIAARKTHLAHEKELSQARERLAEERRALPWVKVDKNYVFEGPNGKITFGDLFKGRPQLVVQHVMFAPDWEAACKSCSFWADGFERMVPHLAARDTTMVAISLAPVAKLEAFKMRMGWSFDWVSSGGNDFNHDYEVSFTREEIDEGVPKYNFGTTPFYGPELPGISVFYRNEAGEIFHTYSCFARGLDMMNAAYQYLDLTPLGRHEDGLPYPMDWVRLRDQYEPQADKDACCQG, from the coding sequence ATGCAGCAACATCAGATCGTCTCGCGCGAGCAATGGATCGCGGCCCGGAAAACTCATCTCGCACATGAGAAGGAGCTCTCGCAGGCCCGCGAGCGCCTCGCCGAGGAGCGCCGTGCGCTGCCCTGGGTGAAGGTCGACAAGAATTACGTGTTCGAAGGGCCGAACGGCAAGATCACGTTCGGCGATCTCTTCAAGGGTCGTCCGCAACTTGTGGTCCAGCATGTGATGTTCGCGCCCGATTGGGAGGCAGCCTGCAAGAGCTGCTCGTTCTGGGCCGACGGCTTCGAGCGCATGGTGCCGCATCTGGCCGCGCGCGACACCACCATGGTCGCGATCTCGCTGGCGCCAGTTGCGAAGCTCGAAGCCTTCAAGATGCGGATGGGCTGGAGCTTCGACTGGGTCTCCTCAGGCGGCAACGACTTCAATCACGACTATGAGGTCTCGTTCACGCGCGAGGAGATCGACGAGGGCGTGCCGAAATACAATTTCGGCACCACGCCGTTCTATGGCCCGGAGCTGCCCGGCATCAGCGTGTTCTACCGCAACGAGGCCGGCGAGATCTTCCACACCTATTCCTGCTTCGCCCGCGGCCTCGACATGATGAATGCCGCCTATCAATATCTCGACCTCACCCCGCTCGGCCGTCACGAGGACGGGCTGCCCTATCCGATGGACTGGGTGCGCTTGCGCGACCAGTACGAGCCGCAGGCCGATAAGGACGCGTGCTGCCAAGGGTGA
- a CDS encoding S1C family serine protease, with translation MWLRSFAVVSLFQASLALGLGGVAHAAGPFGSVNVGNWIGGAFSNDQTGDFSHCAATAPYANGVILVVSQNAAGTWLLAFASPSYRFNKGENAAIDVIFDGQEQARLFATANQTNMLTAVMPANVVRTFQKASLMVATSGRTVLNFDLSSTGPVIAALANCVTRVKADGLSKAGDFTKGAAKPAAVADKQGSPPAGKSGKGTKGSSGFGTGFVVSASGHIVTNNHVIDGCSELKGNLTGEAAMVLRVVSADANNDLALLQPSTTASFKDFARIRDRSFHSGDSVVAIGFPYHGLLTSDFTVTTGIVSSLSGMRNDTRFLQISAPVQPGNSGGPLFDTSGQIVGVVTGKIPGLRIAALTGDIPENINFAIKTGALRDFLDNSVVPYQTAEPKGELKTPEIAGNARAYTMLISCKGTEQADAKK, from the coding sequence ATGTGGCTTAGATCGTTCGCCGTCGTCTCGCTGTTTCAGGCAAGTCTTGCGTTAGGTCTTGGCGGTGTGGCACATGCGGCGGGGCCGTTTGGCTCCGTCAACGTCGGCAACTGGATCGGCGGCGCCTTCAGCAACGATCAGACCGGCGACTTCTCCCATTGCGCCGCCACGGCGCCCTACGCCAATGGCGTCATCCTCGTCGTGAGCCAGAATGCCGCCGGCACGTGGTTGCTGGCCTTTGCGAGTCCCAGCTACCGCTTCAACAAGGGTGAGAACGCCGCGATCGACGTCATCTTCGACGGACAGGAGCAGGCCAGACTGTTCGCTACAGCGAACCAGACCAACATGCTGACGGCCGTCATGCCGGCCAATGTCGTGCGGACGTTTCAGAAGGCAAGCCTAATGGTCGCCACCAGCGGCCGCACCGTCCTGAATTTCGACCTCAGTTCGACCGGGCCAGTCATCGCGGCCTTGGCGAATTGCGTCACGCGCGTGAAGGCCGACGGGCTCAGCAAGGCCGGCGATTTCACCAAAGGCGCGGCGAAGCCGGCAGCCGTGGCGGACAAGCAGGGGTCACCGCCGGCCGGCAAGTCCGGCAAAGGAACCAAGGGTAGCAGCGGCTTCGGCACCGGCTTCGTGGTCAGCGCGAGCGGGCACATCGTCACCAACAACCATGTGATCGACGGTTGCAGCGAGCTCAAGGGCAATCTCACCGGCGAAGCCGCGATGGTGTTGCGCGTCGTGTCTGCTGATGCGAACAACGATCTGGCTTTGTTGCAGCCGTCGACGACGGCATCATTCAAGGACTTTGCCCGGATTCGCGACCGCTCGTTCCACTCCGGCGATTCCGTCGTGGCGATCGGATTTCCCTATCATGGCTTGCTGACGTCGGACTTCACCGTGACGACCGGCATTGTCAGCTCGCTCAGCGGCATGCGCAACGACACGCGTTTCCTGCAAATCAGCGCACCGGTGCAGCCCGGCAATAGCGGCGGCCCGTTGTTCGACACCAGCGGTCAGATCGTTGGCGTGGTCACTGGAAAGATTCCCGGATTGCGCATTGCCGCGCTGACCGGCGATATTCCCGAGAACATCAACTTCGCGATCAAGACCGGCGCGCTGCGCGACTTCCTCGACAATTCCGTGGTGCCTTACCAGACGGCCGAGCCGAAGGGCGAGCTCAAGACCCCCGAGATTGCCGGCAATGCCCGCGCCTACACGATGCTGATCTCGTGCAAAGGCACGGAGCAGGCCGACGCGAAGAAGTGA
- a CDS encoding winged helix-turn-helix domain-containing protein produces the protein MSKTDSAPFSYEGLDRVIHEKARLGLLSSLMAHPKGLAFADLKQLCGLTDGNLSRHLAVLQEAGLVEVTKGYEGNRPHTTCRLTKTGRRRFLDYLAVLERLVRDAARAAGREAPPLGRLGILST, from the coding sequence ATGTCGAAGACTGACAGCGCGCCGTTCTCCTATGAAGGGCTCGACCGCGTGATCCACGAGAAGGCGAGGCTCGGGCTTCTGAGCTCGCTGATGGCGCATCCGAAGGGACTGGCGTTTGCCGATCTCAAGCAGCTCTGTGGTCTCACCGACGGCAATCTCAGCCGGCACCTCGCCGTGCTTCAGGAGGCCGGCCTCGTCGAGGTGACCAAGGGCTATGAGGGCAACCGCCCGCACACCACCTGCCGCCTGACCAAGACCGGCCGCAGGCGTTTCCTCGACTATCTCGCGGTGCTCGAGCGGCTGGTGCGCGATGCGGCGAGAGCCGCCGGCCGCGAGGCGCCGCCGCTCGGACGCCTCGGCATCCTTTCGACCTGA
- a CDS encoding DUF3551 domain-containing protein → MRKTQLALLTLGATVLAGFVTVTPAAARDYPWCAQGGEYDYPGECAYSTYEQCEASVSGRLLYCGPNPRVAYGQAPQPLPRPHRRARPVTPY, encoded by the coding sequence ATGCGCAAGACGCAATTGGCGCTGCTGACACTGGGCGCGACGGTCCTTGCCGGCTTCGTCACGGTCACACCGGCCGCGGCTCGCGACTATCCCTGGTGTGCCCAAGGCGGGGAATATGACTATCCCGGCGAATGCGCCTACAGCACCTACGAGCAATGCGAGGCCAGCGTCTCCGGCCGGCTGCTGTACTGCGGTCCCAATCCGCGCGTCGCCTATGGACAGGCCCCGCAGCCGCTACCCCGGCCGCATCGTCGCGCACGGCCCGTCACGCCGTATTGA